One Drechmeria coniospora strain ARSEF 6962 chromosome 01, whole genome shotgun sequence genomic region harbors:
- a CDS encoding t-SNARE affecting a late Golgi compartment protein 2 has translation MWRDRTNLYISYRQSYAHHPVQRNKYARGSARGAGVLSDPYGGSSQAQEDRRGLLSSSAFDDDGDSIIEMDMIPPRWADVSSEITELLANIATKSQHLEKLHQKHVLPGFNDEDAKRAEEVQIEKLTQAITKSFQDCRRCIHRIEQMVREGQQSGSISRAEETMAKNIQISLATRVQDASASFRKKQSAYLKKIRDMGDMGTFAPLEKPQSGSYADPSLQESDADRYFSQSTMQAASQQRMLHSNDTTILQREREIEEIAQGIIQLSDLFRDLQAMVIDQGTMLDRIDYNVERMNEDVKGADKELNVASGYQRKTTKRKIILLLILIIVGLFILLMIKPKKHD, from the exons ATGTGGAGAGACCGTACCAACCT CTACATCTCGTATCGTCAGTCGTATGCGCATCATCCAGTGCAGCGCAACAAATATGCGAGAGGAAGCGCGAgaggcgccggcgtcctctCAGACCCCTACGGGGGCAGTAGCCAGGCGCAGGAGGACCGGCGCGGCTTGCTTTCAAGCAGCgccttcgacgacgatggtgactCTATAATTGAGATGGATATGATCCCGCCCCGCTGGGCCGACGTTTCGAGCGAGATCACCGAGTTGCTCGCCAACATTGCCACCAAGAGCCAGCACTTGGAAAAGCTCCATCAGAAACACGTCCTCCCAGGATTCAACGACGAAGACGCCAAGAGGGCCGAAGAGGTCCAGATAGAGAAGTTGACACAAGCGATCACCAAGAGCTTTCAAGACTGCCGTCGATGCATTCACCGGATTGAGCAGATGGTGCGAGAGGGGCAGCAGTCGGGGTCCATTTCGAGGGCGGAAGAGACCATGGCCAAGAACATTCAAATATCACTGGCGACAAGAGTCCAAGATGCGAGTGCAAGCTTTCGGAAGAAGCAGAGCGCGTACCTAAAAA AGATTCGCGACATGGGCGATATGGGAACTTTTGCCCCCCTAGAAAAGCCACAGTCGGGGTCGTATGCAGATCCGTCCTTGCAGGAATCGGATGCCGACCGCTACTTCTCTCAATCAACCATGCAAGCAGCCTCGCAACAAAGGATGCTTCACTCTAATGACACCACAATCTTGCAACGAGAACGCGAGATTGAAGAAATCGCCCAAGGAATTATCCAACTATCAGACCTCTTCCGAGACCTACAAGCAATGGTCATTGACCAGGGTACCATGCTGGACAGGATCGACTACAATGTCGAACGAATGAACGAGGACGTCAAGGGAGCCGACAAGGAACTCAACGTTGCTTCGGGGTACCAAAGGAAAACAACCAAGAGGAAAATCATTCTCCTTCTGATCCTCATCATTGTTGGCCTATTCATCCTGCTCATGATTAAGCCGAAGAAGCACGATTAG